In the genome of Actinomadura luzonensis, the window TCGCCCAGGCGAGAGCGCGAAGCGGGGCGTGCGGCAGACTGGGGCGGTGGTGACGGGAGTGCAGGTCTCGCCTCGGGAAGCCGAGGTGCTGGAACTGGTCGGGGCCCATCTCAGCAACGCCGAGATCGCGGCCCGCCTGGTCATCTCGGTGCGCACGGTGGAGAGTCACGTCTCCTCGCTGCTGCGCAAGCTGGAGGCGCCGGACCGGCGGGCGCTCGCCCGGCGCGCGCGCACGGCGGCCGGCGCCGGCCCGGCCCGCCCGGCGCCGGTCCTGCCGAGCCCGCTGACCTCGTTCGTCGGGCGGGTGCGGGAGCGGGCCGAGCTGGCCGAGCTGGTCAAGGCGCACCGGCAGGTGACCGCGGTCGGCCCGGGCGGCGTGGGCAAGACCCGGCTGGCGTCCACCGTGGCGGCGGAGGTGAGCGGCGAGTACGCCGACGGGGTGTGGTTCGTCGACCTGGTGCCGGTCACCGACCCCGGCCTGATCGCCACCGCCGTGGCCGGCGCGCTCGGCCTCGGCGAGCAGCCCGGCCGCGACCTCGCCGGGTCCGTGCTCGCCGCGCTGGCCGACCGTCACGCGCTGGTCGTCCTGGACAACTGCGAGCACGTGCTGGACGGGGTGGCGCTGTTCCTGGAGCGGCTGCTGGCGTCCTGCCCGCGGGTGACGGTGCTGGCGACCAGCCGGGCCCGGCTGATGGTGCCGTTCGAACGGGTCTACCCGGTGCCGCCGCTGTCGCTGGCCGCCGGCGGCGACTCGGACGCGGTCGCGCTGTTCGTGGAACGGGCGACGGCGGCCGGCAGCCCGCCGGACCCGGCGCTGCGCGGCCAGGTGGCCGCGATCTGCGCGCGGCTGGACGGCATGGCGCTGGCCATCGAGCTGGCCGCCGCCCGCTGCCCCACGCTCGGGCTGGACGGCATCACCGCCGCCCTGTCCCACCCGCTGCGGATGCTCACCGGCGGGTCCCGCGCCGACGAGCGGCACCGCTCGGTGCGGGCGGCGCTCGACTGGAGCCACGCCCTGCTGGAGCCGGCCGACCGGGAGCTGCTGCGCCGGGTGTCGGTGTTCGCGGCGCCGTTCACCGCCGCCGCCGCGGCGGAGGTGACCGGGGCCGAGGAGTGGCTGGTCGCCGACGGGCTGGCCCGGCTCGCCGGACAGAGCCTGCTGACGGTGACGGCGGGCCTGGGCCGCACCGAGTACCGGGCGCCGGAGACCATCCGCCAGTACGGGACGGAGCGGCTGTCGGAGGCCGGTGAGCTGGCCGACGCCCGGTCCCGGCACCTGCGCTGGTGCCTGGCCGGGGCCGCCGCCCTGGCGGTGGACGGCCAGGACTGGCGGGCCCGGTTCGACCTGGTGGCCGACGACCTCCGCGCCGCCCTGGCGTGGGCGGCCGACCGCCCGGAACTACGCGCCGACGCGTTCGAGCTGGCCCGGCGCCTGGCGGAGCTGACCTTCACCCGGCACCTGACCGGCGAGTCCCAGCGGCGCTACGAGCAGGCCGCCGCGCTCGCGACCGACCCGGCCGCCGCCGCGTCGATGCTGCGGCAGGCCGCGGCCGTGGCCGGGTGCCGGACGGTCGGCGACGACATGTACCGCCTGCGCCGCGCGGCCGCCGACGCCGCCCGCACGGCCGGGGACGCGGCCGGCGCCGCCGCCGACCTGGCGGCCGCCGCCACCATCGCGTTCCGGTTCTCGACGACGTTCGTGCGGCGCCCGTCCCAGGAGGAAACGCTCCGGCTGGTCGCCGAGGCGCGGGAGCGGGCCGGCGACGACCCGGCGGCGCGGGCGGCGGTGGCGCTGGCCGAGGCCGGGGTGCTCACCGACGCGTTCGGCGCCGTTCAGGGGCCGCCCGGCAACGCCGTGCCGGAGACGCGCGAGCGCGCCGAGCGGGCGGTCGAGCTCGCCCGCCGGACCGGCGACCCGCTCGCCGAGTCGGCCGCGCTCGACGCGCTCACCGGCGCGCAGAGCTGGGCCGGCGACCCGTTCGCCGCCGCGGCCACGGCCCGGCGCCGGATCACGCTCCTGTCGTCGCTGCCGGTCTCGCCGGCCGGCACCCACGAGCTGATCGACGCGCTCGGCATCGCCGCCGAGGCCGGCCTCGGCGCGGGGGACGTGCCGGGCGCCCGCCGATGGGCACGGCGGCTGGCCGGCCATCCGTCGCTGGCGGAGGTGGGGCACCGCGCCACGTGCCGGCTGCTGATGGTGGCCGCGCTGGCGGGCGACGTCGAGGAGGTGCTGACCGGCAGCGTCCGGTTCCTCGACTCCTGGCAGCGCGCGGGGAGCCCCGCCCGGTCCATCCTCGCCCCGGCGGCGGCCGGCGTGGCGATGATCCACGGCCTGCGCGACGACGACGCCGCCAGGCGGGCGTGGCAGGAGGTCCTGGGGCGGCTCGGCAGCTCGCCGGAGCACGCCTACGGCTACGGGGCGGTGTTCGACGCGATGCTCCTGCTGCACCGCGGGCAGGCGGCGGAGGCGCTGGAGCGGATGGCCCCCGGGCCCCGGCAGGTATGGAAGTGGATCACCTGGATCTGGCACCACTGGTACGTCGCGCTGCGCAGCGAGGCCGCCGTGCTCGCCGGCGGCCGCGACGCCCGCGCCGTCGTGGCCGAGGCCCGCGCCGTCGTGGCCGGCAACCCGGTCGCGGCCGCCGTCGTGGACCGGGCCGCGGCCCTGCTCGACGGCGACCAGGAGGCGCTGCTCGCCACGGCGTCCGCGTTCGGCGCCGCGGGGTGCCGCTACCAGGCCGCGCGGACCCTCGTGCTCGCCGGCGGCGGCCACGCCGAGCGGGGCGCCGCCGCCCTCGCCGCCCTCGGCCTCGCGCCCGCACCGGAAGCCCTCCCTCGGCGCCCGTGAAAGCGGGAGCCCAGCCCGGGGCCCGCCACGCGAGGGGTTCCGCCTGCCCCACGTCTGCGTACGGGCCCCACCACGGCGGCCCAGGCCGGTCGAGGGGCGGGTCAGGAGGCGTCGCAGGCGCGAAGGCGGGCAACTCCCCGCGCCGGACCATGACCGTCCCTCCACAGGGGCTGTTCGGGGATCACAGGCCGAGGTAGATGCGGCGGACTCGGGGGTCGTCGCTCAGCTCGGCCGAGGTGCCGCCGGCGGCGATCTCGCCGTTCTCCATGACCAGGCAGGTGGTGGTGACGTCGAAGGTGAGCTTGGCGTTCTGCTCGACGAGCAGGATGGCCAGGCCGTCGGCGTTGAGCTTCTTCAGCGCGGCGGCGATGTCGCCGACGAGCTTGGGCGACAGCCCCATGGAGGGCTCGTCCAGCAGCATCACCTTGGGCCGGCACATCATGGCCCGGCCGACGGCCAGCATCTGCTGCTGCCCGCCGGACAACGCGCCGGCCAGCCGGCCGCGCATGTCCCTCAGCACCGGGAACAGCTCGTACACCTCGTCGATCGGGGTCTGCTTCCAGCTCCTGGTGTACGCGCCGAGCAGCAGGTTCTTCTCCACGCTGAGCCCGGGGAAGACGTGCCGGCCCTCGGGGACGTAGCCGATGCCGTGCCGCACCAGGGTGTGGGCGGGGGCGCGGAGCAGGTCGTGCTCGCCGAAGCGGATGGCGGTGGCCCGCCGCGGCGCCAGGCCCATGACGGCCTTGAGGGTGGAGGTCTTGCCGGCCCCGTTGGCGCCGATGATGCCGAGCGACTGGCCCGGCTCGACGGTGAAGGACACCTCGTGGGCGGCCCGGACCCCGCCGTAGTGCACCGACAGTCCTTCGACGGTGAGCGTGCTCATCGGCTCGCCTCCTCGACCGCGGCCTCGGCGGTCTCCTCGGTCGGTGCGGTCATCGAGTCGCCGAGGTAGGCGGCGACCACGTCGGGGTGGACGGCGACCTCGGCCGGCGCGCCGTCGGCGATCACCTTGCCGCTGGACAGGACGGTGACGTGGTCGCACAGCGACATGACGAGCCCCATGTTGTGCTCGATGATGACGACGGTGACCCCGGAGTCCCTGATCGAGCGGACGATCTCGGCGAGCCGGCGCACCTCCTCGCCGTTCAGCCCGGCCGCGGGCTCGTCGAGCAGCAGCAGGGCGGGGGACATGGCCATGGCGCGGGCCAGCTCGATGCGGCGCTGGATGCCGTACGGGAGCGAGCGCGGCTCGGCGTCGGCGACCTCGTCGAGCCCGAAGCGGCCGATGAGCTCCGCGGCGCGCCGGTGCAGCGCCCGGTCGTGCGCGACCACCTTCCAGGGCAGCAGCGGGTAGCGCCAGATCCAGGTGGTGCGGGTGCGGTCGAGGGCGAGCAGCAGGTTCTCGCGCACGCTGAGGTCCTCGAACAGGCGCAGGTTCTGGAAGGTGCGGGCCACGCCCAGCTGCGAGAGCCGGTACGGCGCCATCCCGGTCACGTCCCGCCCGCCCAGCAGCACCGACCCCGCCGTGGCGTCGTAGAAGCCGCTGACCACGTTGAACAGGGTGGTCTTGCCCGAGCCGTTGGGGCCGACGATGCCGCGGATCTGCCCGGCGGGCACGCTGAGCGTCACTTCGTCGAGCGCCACCAGGCCCTTGAACCGCTTGGTCACCTCCCGCACCTCCAGCGCGACGCCCGCCGCGGCGGCGGGCGCCGGCTCGAACGGCCGGAACGCGCCGAGCTGGGCCCGCGAGCCGCCCTTGCGCCCGCGCAGCAGGGACCGGAGCTGCTCCGGCAGGCCCGCCAGCCCCTTGGGCGCGAACACCACCACGAGCACGACCACCAGGCCGTAGCCGAGCTGGGCGTAGCCGGAGGCGTCCAGCAGCGCCTCCCTGACCAGCGACAGCGCGACCGCGCCGACCACGCAGCCCAGGATGCTGGCCCGGCCGCCGATGATCACCATGGCGAGCAGCAGGAACATGTTGGCGATGTTGAACGACTCGGGCGCGACGAAGCGGATCAGGCCCGCGTACAGGACGCCGGCGAGGCCGCCGTACAGGCCGGACAGCACGAACGCGGTCATGCGCAGCAGCGGGATCTCCGCCCCGAGCGCGCCCGCGGCGAGGTCGTCGTCGCGCATGGCGCGGAGCCGGCGGCCGAGCGGGGAGTGCGTGACGAACAGGGCGAAGGCCAGCGCGATCGCGAGGACGACCAGCTCGACGTAGTAGAACAGGTAGCCGCTGGACAGGTCGAGGCCGAACAGGGGCGGCACCGGCAGGTCGCTGATGCCCTCGGCGCGGCCGGCGATCGCGGAGTTGGTGACCCAGTTGGTGAAGGCCAGCGCCAGGCCGAGCGTGACGATGCCGAGGTAGTGCGACTGCATGCGCAGCGCCGGGATGCCGGTCAGCACGCCGGAGACCACCGCCGCGACGACGGCCAGCGCCGCGGCGGTCCAGAACCCGAGCCCGGCCCCGGTGGTCAGGATGGCCACCGTGTACGCGCCCACGCCGAAGAACGCGACCTGGGCCAGGTTGATCTGCCCCGCCACGCCCATCGTCAGGCCCAGCCCGACGGCCAGGATCGCGAAGATGATCGCGACGTCGGCGACGTGCATGGCGTAGCCGCCCAGGGCGTAGGGCAGGAACCACGCCGCCACGGCCGGCGGCACGATCCGGATGAGACGTCTCATGCCCGGTTCACCGTCGCCTCCCCGAAGATGCCGGTCGGCCTGATCATGACCACCGCGGCGAACACCAGGAACGTGACCAGCTCGCTGTACTCCTGGAAGTTGCCGGCGGCGAAGGAGTCGAGCAGCCCGAAGGCCAGGCCGCCGACGATCGCGCCGGGCATGCTGCCGAACCCGCCGAGCATGGCGGCGGCGAAGCCCTTGATGCCGAGGGTGCCGCCCATGGTGGGGTTGACGTACAGCATGGGCCCGATGAGGCTGCCGGCCAGCGCCGCGAGGCCCGCGCCGATGGCGAAGGCCAGGGCGTTGCTGCGGCCGACGTGGATGCCGACCGCGGTGGCGGCCTGGTGGTCCATGGCGACCGCCTGCATGGCCGCGCCCCGCTTGGTGTGCTGCAGGAACAGCGCCAGCAGCCCGGTGGCGGCCGCGGCGACGGCGATCACCAGCAGGCTGTAGGTGGGGACGCGGATGCCGGCCACGTCGAGCGGCCCGGTCGCCACCGGGGACGGCACGGCGTGCCCGGTCGCGCCCCAGATCAGCACCGCGCCCGCCTCCAGGACCGCGCCGAAGCCGATCGTGCCGATCAGCATCAGCGTGAAGTCCTTGTTCTCCAGCGGGCGCAGGAACCGCTCGATCACCAGGCCGATCAGCCCGGTCACCGCGATGGCGACCACGATGGCGACGGCGAAGGGGAGGCGGGTGGTCATGTAGAAGGTGGAGGCGGCGTACGCGCCGATCATCACGACGCTGCCGTGCGCGAAGTTGACCAGCCCCATCGTCCGGTAGACGATCGAGAAGCCCATGGCCACCAGCGCGTACACCGCTCCGAACGTGACCCCGCCGATCAGGGTCTGAAGGAAGACCTGCACGTCAGCTCGCGGCCTCGGGCACGACCTTGCCGTCCTTGACCAGGCCGATCTTGGTCTCGTGAATGCCGACGCCGTTGGCGTCGTAGGCGTAGTCGCCCAGCAGGCCCGCGCGCTTGACGCCGCGGATGGCGTCGGCCAGCTTCTGCCCGCCCGCGCCGTTGGTCTGCTTGAGCGCCTCGATGAGGATGGACGCGCCGTCGTAGGCCTTGGCGACGTGCATGCGGGCCTCCTCGTGGTAGGCGGCCTTGTACTTCTCGGCGAACGCCTTGATCTCGGGGGTGGCGTCGTTGCTGAGGTACGGGGAGCTGACGACGGTGCCCTCGGCGTTCTTCAGCCCGGCGGTGGTGGCGTAGACGTCGGTGCCCACCGGCGCGCCGCCGGCGAAGACCGCCTTGATGCCGAGCTCGCGGGCCTGCTTGGCGATCAGCCCGGACTGCACCTCCTCGGCGCCGATGAACAGCACCTCCGGGTCCTGCTCGCGGATCTTGGCGAGGTTGGCGTTGAAGTCCTTCTGGTCGGGGGTGACGACCTCGTCGGCCAGGGGGGTGACGTTCCTGGTCCGGAGTGAGCTCAGGAAGGCGTCGTGCTCGCCGGCGCCGTAGGCGCCGTTGTTGCTGATCAGCGCGATCTTCTTGTGGCCCTTGTCGTCCACGAGGTACTTGGCGAGCGTCTCGTCGAAGGTGACGCTGGTGGGGGCGTTGAGGAAGAGGAAGGGGCTCTTCAGCTCGGCGAGCTTGGGCGACTGGCCGGAGGTGATGTTCGGGATCCTGGCGTCCTTCAGGATGGGCGCCATGGCGAGCGTGACGGCGCTCTCGGCGGTGCCGAGCATCGCGACGTAGCCCTCGGCGGCGATCTTCCTGGCCACGTTGGTGCCGACGGTGGGGTCGCCCTGGCTGTCGAACAGGTCGAGCTGGATCTGCCGGCCGTTGATCCCGCCGGCCTTGTTGGCCTCGTCGATGGCGAGCTTGACGCCTTTGTGCTCCCACTGGCCGAGCGAGCTGAGCTGGCCGCTCTGCGCGTTGGCGTTGGCGATCTTGATGGGGCCGGTGGCGGTGGCGCCCTGCTCGGCCTGTTGTCCCGGAGGGGCGCAGGCGGCGAGCGCCACCAGGGCCGCGGCCGCGATGGAGAATCTCGTGAAGTGCACGGTTCACCTCTGGCAAGGGGGGTGGGTGAGATCTAATTCACGGACTAGTACGTTCGTTATAAGCGACGGGAAACGCCGAGGGAATCTCGAACGTGCAACGGTTTCAGTCGCCGAAGCGGCCCTGGTAGATGTCCTTGATGTTCCAGTGCCCCGGGGTCGGCACCGGCTCGTTGACCATCGGGACGTCGATCACCGCGGGGCGCCGGTTCGCGACGGCCGCGCGCAGGGCGGCGCCGAGGCCGGCGGGAGTGGTGACGGTGTGGCCGTCGGCGCCGCACGCCCGCGCGAGCGCGGCGAAGTCGGGGCTGTACGGCCGCCCCTGCGGATCGGTGAAGTCGCAGCCGTGGCTGCGGCCGAAGTGCGCCGCCTGCAGGTCGGAGATCGTGCCGTGCGAGCGGTTGTTCATCACCACGAACACCACGGGCGCGCCCTGCTCGACCGCGAGCGGCACGGCGGGCAGCTGGGCGCTCATCCCGCCGTCGCCGATGAGCGCGATGACCGTCCTGTCCGGCCGGGCGAGCTGCACGCCGACGGCGGCGGCCGGCCCGAAGCCCATGGTGGAGGCGCCGCCCGGGGTGATGAAGCGGCCCTCGGCGGGCAGCTCGTAGCACTGGGCCACGCCGTTCTTGTTCCAGCCGACGTCGGTGACCAGGATCGCGTCCGGCGGCAGCGTGTCCCGCAGATCCCTCAGGATGCGCTCGGGGCGGAGCGGGAAGTCCTCGCTCCTGCCGCGCTCCCGGCTGGCCGCGTACAGCTCCGACCGCGCTTCGAGGATCTGCTTGCGCAGCTCGTGACGGGTGCGGGCCGGGTGGGACGCGACCGCGCCGGCGATCGCCTCGACCGCGAGCCGGACGTCGGCGACGGCGCCGATCTCCGCCGGGTAGTTGCGGCCGATCTCGGCCGGGTCGATGTCGACCTGGATCAGTGTGCTGCCGGAGAAGTCCCAGGTGAAACGGGGATCCCACGAGCTGGCGTCGGTCTCGGCGAAGCGGGTGGCGAGGGCCAGCACCACGTCCGCCTCGCGGGCGTAGGCGTTGGTGAGCTCCAGCCCCCAGAAGCCCGGCATCCCGAGGACGAGCGGGTGGGCGTCGGGCAGCGTGCCCTTGGCCATGAGCGAGTGCGCGACGGGGATGTCCAGGTGCTCGGCCAGGCGGGTCAGGGCCGCGGCGCCCTCGCGCAGGCCGCCGCCCACGTAGATCAGCGGCCGCTCGGCGGCGGCCAGCCGGGCGGCGATCAGCCGCGCGGTGTCCTCCGGCAGGCCGGGCGGCGCGGCGTGGCTGCTCGGCGGGTGCGGCGCGGCCGGCCGGGAGAAGACGTCCATCGGCACGTTGACCAGCACCGCGCCGGGCCGGCCCGAGGTGGCGGTCCAGAACGCGCGCTCGACCGAGCGGCCGAGGTCCTGGGCGCGGTGCACGTTCCAGGCCCGCTTGACGAACGGCCGGAAGACGCTCGCCTGGTCGGCGTCGGCGTGCAGGTTGATCTCCTGGTGGGGGTGGCGGCCGTGGTAGTAGGACGGGATGTCGCCGGAGATCACCACCAGCGGCACCGAGTCCAGCGCGGCCGTCATGACACCGGTGGCGGCGTTCGTCAGGCCGGGGCCGACGTGCACGAGCAGCACGCCGGGCTTGCCGGAGGCGCGGGCGTAGCCGTCGGCGGCGTGCGCGGCGGCCTGCTCGTGGCGGGCGATGACGAAGCGGATCGGGCTGTCGGCGAGCGCGGCGAGCACGGCGATGTTGGTGTGCCCGCAGGTGCCGAAGACGTACTCGACGCCCAGCTCCTCCAGGTGGGCGACAAGGGCGTGGGCGGCGGTGCTGGTCACTGGTCTCCCCAGATGGTCAGGCCCCTGAGCAGGAGGGTCTTGGTCACGGTGAAATCCTCGATCATCCAGCGCGGCGACTCCCGGCCGATGCCGGAGTCCTTCACCCCGCCGAACGGGACGTGGTCGAGCCGGAAGTTGGACGAGCCGTTCACGACCAGGCCGCCGACCTCCAGCTCGCGCCAGGCGGTGACGATCCGGCGCACGTCGTGGGTGAACAGCCCGGCCTGCAGCCCGTACGAGCTGCGGTTGCACTCCTCGACGACCGCGTCGAAGTCGTCGTAGGGGAGCACCGCCACCAGCGCGCCGAACACCTCCTCGCGCACCACCCTGGCCTCGGCCGGCGGGGCGACGACGACGGTCGGCGCCATCACCGCGCCCTCGCGGGTGCCGCCGGTCGTGACCCGCGCGCCCTGGCCGGCCGCCTCGGCGGTCCAGCGGACCACCCGCTCGGCCGCGTCGTCGTCCACCATCGATCCGACGTCGGTCGCCGGGTCCAGCGGGTCGCCGACGGTCAGGCCCTTGACCTGCGCGGTCAGCTCGTCGGCGAACTCCTCGAAGCGGCTGCGGTGCACGTAGACCCGCTGCACGGAGATGCAGCTCTGCCCGGAGTTGCTGTAGCCGGTGCGGGCGCACACGAGCGCCGCCTCCGCGACGTCGGCGTCCTCGCAGACGATGGTCGCGGCGTTCCCGCCGAGTTCGAGCATGACCCGTTTCGGGCCGGCGGCGTGCGCGACCGCGTGCCCGGCCGCGACGCCGCCGGTGAAGCTGACCACGGCGATCTCCGGCGCGGCGCACAGCGCCGCGCCGACGTCCGCGCCTCCGTGCAGCACCTGCACCGCCTCCACCGGCATCCCGGCCTCCAGCAGCACCTCCACCAGGGCGGTGGAGGCGGCGGGCGCCTGCGGCGGCGGCTTGACGATCGTGGTGTTGCCGGCCGCGAAGGAGGCGGCCAGCTTGTGCGCGAGCAGGTTCGCCGGCGCGTTGAACGGCGTGATCGCGAGCACCGGGCCGGCCGGGGCGCGCTGCGTGATCGCGGTGTTGCCGACCCCGCGGCCCCAGCCCGCCACGGGCAGCACCTCGCCGCCGATCATCCGCGCCTCGGCGGCGGCGACGGACAGCGTGTCGACGACGCGAGCGATCTCGCCGCGCCCGTCCTTGAGGGGTTTGCCCAGCTCAAGGGCGAGCAGGCGGGCCAGCCGCTCGCTCTGCGCGGTGACCGACGCGGCGGCGCGTTCCAGGATCCCGGCCCGGGTGGCGGGTGCCAGCCGCGCCACCCGCCTGGCCGCCTGCCGGGCGTAGGCCAGGGCCGCGGCGAGATCGGCGGGCTGGGCGGACCGGGCCCGGCTGACGACGTCCCGCAGGTACGGGCCGACGCGTTCGGCCCGCTCGCCGCCGGTCAACCATTCTCCGGCGACCAAGCACCCGGCGTCGTTGATGGTGTTCATGGCTGAGGTCTCCCATGTGATCCGCGCAGTGGTTCTCGCAATCCGCACTGTGGATTGCCTCACGGTATGAGTGCCGCGAAGGTTCTGGCAAGGGGGCCGCGTATTCCGCTTGATGGAGCGTATGGACCGCCAAGCGGACTGAGTGTTAGCGTACGGACGACGTGAGAGGGTGAGCAGCGGGTTCACCTTCAAGCCACTAGTGAGGATTCGTGTCTTCGAACGTTCCTGCGGATTCGGGGGAGGGCGGGGGTGTGCGCAGCGTGCAGCGCGCGTTCGACATCCTCTCGCTGCTCACCGAGGACCGCCGCACGCTGACCATCCGCGAGGTCGTCGACGAGACGGGGCTGGCCAAGACCACGGCGCTGCGCCTGCTCCAGACCCTGGAGCACATGGGCCTGCTGTGGGCCACCCCGAAGGGCTACGCGGCCGGCCCCGCCCTGTGGCGCTGGGCGCACCTGGCCCGCTCGGCGTGGGAACTGCCGCCGGAGACCGTGCAGCTCATGCGCGAGCTGGGCGCCCGGCACCGGGAGACCGTCAACCTGTACGTGCTGCGCGACACCCACCGCGTCTGCATCGCCCAGCAGGAGAGCCCGCAGCCGCTGCGCCACGTGGTGCGGGTGGGCGACGAGCTGCCGCTGTGGGCCGGAGCCTCCTCGAAGGTCCTGCTCAGGGACGCGCCGGAGCGGCTGCTCGCCCGGGTGGCCCGCTCCTCCCCGCACGGGGAGGCCCACCTGGCGACGTTGCGCGAGTGGATCGGCCGGGCCGCCCACGACGGGTACGCGGTCAGCCACGGCGAGCGCGAGCCCGGCCTGTCGGCCGTCGCCGTCCCGGTCGTGGGCGGCTCGGGCCGGACGGTGGCGGCGCTGACGCTGAGCGGCCCCACGGTCCGCTTCACCGACGACCGGGTCGAGGAGTTCACCGCGGACCTGCGCGAGGCGGCCAAGCGAATGTCGGAGCGCGGCTTCGACCACCCTCTGACCTGACTCCATGGAGCGTGAATGCACCGTCAGCAGTTGCCACTGGACGGCGTCAAGGTCGTGGACCTGACCAACGTCCTGGCCGGGCCCTACTGCAGTTACCAGTTGATGCTGTTCGGCGCCGAGGTGGTCAAGGTGGAGCTGCCCGGCGCCGGTGACCTCGCCCGGCGGCTCGGGCCCGACCCCGGGCTCAACCGTGAGCGCATGGGCGCCTCCTTCCTGGCCCAGAACGCCGGCAAGAAGTCGGTCGAGCTCGACCTGAAGAGCCCGGCCGGGCGCACCGCCTTCGAGACGCTGGTCGCCGAGGCCGACGTCCTGCTGGAGAACTTCAGGGCCGGCGTGATGACCAGGCTCGGCTACGGCTGGGAGCGCCTGCGCGAGCTCAACCCCGCCCTGGTGTACTGCGCCATCTCCGGCTTCGGGCAGAGCGGCCCCATGAGCGCGGCCCCCGCCTACGACCAGATCATCCAGGGGCTGTCCGGCATGATGAGCGTCACCGGCACCCCCGACACGGCCCCGCTGCGGGTCGGCTTCCCCATCTGCGACACCGTCGGCGGGCTGATGGCGGCCCTCGGCATCTGCGCCGCGCTGGCGGGGCGCCGCACCAGCGGGCGCGGCTGCTTCCTCGACCTGTCCATGCTGGAGGCGTCGATCTCCGCGATGGGCTGGACCGTCTCCAACTACCTGGTCAGCGGCGTCGAACCGGAGCCGATGGGCGACCAGAACGCCACCGCCGCCCCGTCCGGCACGTTCGAGACCGCCGACGGGCCGCTCAACATCGCCGCCAACCAGCAGGCCCAGTTCGAGACGCTGTGCCGGCTCATCGGCCGGCCCGACCTGCCCGCCGACCCCCGCTTCGCCGAACGGGAGGCCCGCAAGACCCACCGGCAGACCCTCAACCAGGAGCTCAACCAGGCGCTCCGCGCCAAGACCGCCCTGGAGTGGGAGGAGCTGCTGTCCCGCGAGGGCGTGCCGGCCGCCCGCATCCTCACCGTCCCCCAGGCGCTCGCCCTCGACCAGGTACGCCACCGCGGCTTCCTGACCGAGGTGCCGTTCGCCGGAGCCGGCGAGCGGCCGGTCACCGTCACCGGCAACGGCGTGCTCATCGACGGTGTCGCGCTGCGCCCCCGCGGGCCCGCCCCGCTGCTCGGGCAGCACAACGACGAGTTCGAGGCCGTGTCATGACCGGGCGGGCGGCCCCCGCGGCGGGCGACGGCCCGGCGTCCGCGGCGGCCGACTGGTGGGCCACCGCCGTGTCGCGGATCGAGCCCGGCCTCATCGAGCTGCGCGGACACCCGGTCCAGGACCTCATCGGGCGGATCGGCTTCGCCGAGATGATCTGGCTCATGCTGCGCGGCGAACGGCCCGGCGCGCACCAGGCGGCGCTGCTGGAGGCGGCGCTGGTGGCCTCGGTCGACCACGGGCCGCACGCGCCCTCCATCGCCGTCGCCAGGATGGCCGCCACCTGCGGCGTGGGGCTCAACAACGCCGTCGCGACCGGCGTCAACCTGCTCGGCGACGTGCACGGCGGCGCGGGCGAGCAGTGCGTCGGGCTGCTGGAGGAGGTCGTCGCCGACGGCGACGCGGCCGCCGTCGTCGCCCGCCGCCGCGCCGCGGACAAGTACCTGCCCGGCTTCGGCCACCGCTTCCACCGCCGCGACCCG includes:
- a CDS encoding ATP-binding protein — encoded protein: MVTGVQVSPREAEVLELVGAHLSNAEIAARLVISVRTVESHVSSLLRKLEAPDRRALARRARTAAGAGPARPAPVLPSPLTSFVGRVRERAELAELVKAHRQVTAVGPGGVGKTRLASTVAAEVSGEYADGVWFVDLVPVTDPGLIATAVAGALGLGEQPGRDLAGSVLAALADRHALVVLDNCEHVLDGVALFLERLLASCPRVTVLATSRARLMVPFERVYPVPPLSLAAGGDSDAVALFVERATAAGSPPDPALRGQVAAICARLDGMALAIELAAARCPTLGLDGITAALSHPLRMLTGGSRADERHRSVRAALDWSHALLEPADRELLRRVSVFAAPFTAAAAAEVTGAEEWLVADGLARLAGQSLLTVTAGLGRTEYRAPETIRQYGTERLSEAGELADARSRHLRWCLAGAAALAVDGQDWRARFDLVADDLRAALAWAADRPELRADAFELARRLAELTFTRHLTGESQRRYEQAAALATDPAAAASMLRQAAAVAGCRTVGDDMYRLRRAAADAARTAGDAAGAAADLAAAATIAFRFSTTFVRRPSQEETLRLVAEARERAGDDPAARAAVALAEAGVLTDAFGAVQGPPGNAVPETRERAERAVELARRTGDPLAESAALDALTGAQSWAGDPFAAAATARRRITLLSSLPVSPAGTHELIDALGIAAEAGLGAGDVPGARRWARRLAGHPSLAEVGHRATCRLLMVAALAGDVEEVLTGSVRFLDSWQRAGSPARSILAPAAAGVAMIHGLRDDDAARRAWQEVLGRLGSSPEHAYGYGAVFDAMLLLHRGQAAEALERMAPGPRQVWKWITWIWHHWYVALRSEAAVLAGGRDARAVVAEARAVVAGNPVAAAVVDRAAALLDGDQEALLATASAFGAAGCRYQAARTLVLAGGGHAERGAAALAALGLAPAPEALPRRP
- a CDS encoding ABC transporter ATP-binding protein; this translates as MSTLTVEGLSVHYGGVRAAHEVSFTVEPGQSLGIIGANGAGKTSTLKAVMGLAPRRATAIRFGEHDLLRAPAHTLVRHGIGYVPEGRHVFPGLSVEKNLLLGAYTRSWKQTPIDEVYELFPVLRDMRGRLAGALSGGQQQMLAVGRAMMCRPKVMLLDEPSMGLSPKLVGDIAAALKKLNADGLAILLVEQNAKLTFDVTTTCLVMENGEIAAGGTSAELSDDPRVRRIYLGL
- a CDS encoding branched-chain amino acid ABC transporter ATP-binding protein/permease, which produces MRRLIRIVPPAVAAWFLPYALGGYAMHVADVAIIFAILAVGLGLTMGVAGQINLAQVAFFGVGAYTVAILTTGAGLGFWTAAALAVVAAVVSGVLTGIPALRMQSHYLGIVTLGLALAFTNWVTNSAIAGRAEGISDLPVPPLFGLDLSSGYLFYYVELVVLAIALAFALFVTHSPLGRRLRAMRDDDLAAGALGAEIPLLRMTAFVLSGLYGGLAGVLYAGLIRFVAPESFNIANMFLLLAMVIIGGRASILGCVVGAVALSLVREALLDASGYAQLGYGLVVVLVVVFAPKGLAGLPEQLRSLLRGRKGGSRAQLGAFRPFEPAPAAAAGVALEVREVTKRFKGLVALDEVTLSVPAGQIRGIVGPNGSGKTTLFNVVSGFYDATAGSVLLGGRDVTGMAPYRLSQLGVARTFQNLRLFEDLSVRENLLLALDRTRTTWIWRYPLLPWKVVAHDRALHRRAAELIGRFGLDEVADAEPRSLPYGIQRRIELARAMAMSPALLLLDEPAAGLNGEEVRRLAEIVRSIRDSGVTVVIIEHNMGLVMSLCDHVTVLSSGKVIADGAPAEVAVHPDVVAAYLGDSMTAPTEETAEAAVEEASR
- a CDS encoding branched-chain amino acid ABC transporter permease, with translation MQVFLQTLIGGVTFGAVYALVAMGFSIVYRTMGLVNFAHGSVVMIGAYAASTFYMTTRLPFAVAIVVAIAVTGLIGLVIERFLRPLENKDFTLMLIGTIGFGAVLEAGAVLIWGATGHAVPSPVATGPLDVAGIRVPTYSLLVIAVAAAATGLLALFLQHTKRGAAMQAVAMDHQAATAVGIHVGRSNALAFAIGAGLAALAGSLIGPMLYVNPTMGGTLGIKGFAAAMLGGFGSMPGAIVGGLAFGLLDSFAAGNFQEYSELVTFLVFAAVVMIRPTGIFGEATVNRA